Proteins encoded by one window of Mustela erminea isolate mMusErm1 chromosome 5, mMusErm1.Pri, whole genome shotgun sequence:
- the LOC116590063 gene encoding uncharacterized protein LOC116590063 gives MAHPVLMLGLIAILATPASLQQMHQPTFIPMPVSVNPNDLPVLLSRHKRDFGITAAIIAAVAAPAAPATAAAVALTTSVQTASTLNNLTTGVAEALATQELINGHLQAGIMIVNQQVDLIQEQVDILQKLLTTGCIQSLSGLCITSVAYNDLSIATNLSKELSRHLNGTWSNQYYNLTRLLRQEIFTINATKIDIAPLRD, from the exons atgGCCCACCCCGTCCTGATGCTcggcctgatagcgatcctggcgacaccagcatcccttcaacagatgcacca acctactttcattcccatgcctGTTTCTGTAAATCCTAACGATTtgcctgtattgctctcaagacataaaagagactttgggatcacggCAGCCATTATTGCCGCTGTAGCAGCCCCCGCAGCTCCAGCAActgcagcggctgtagctctcaccacgTCTGTACAGACTGCCTCCACTCTTAATAACCTAACTACCGGAGTTGCAGAAGCCCTCGCCACACAAGAACTAATTAATGGCCACCTTCAAGCCGGTATTATGATCGTCAATCAGCAAGTAGATCTAATCCAGGAACAAGTGGACATTCTGcagaaactattgacgaccggatgcatccaatcactttctggactttgcataacctccgtggcctataatgacctttctattgccactaatctgtcgaaagagttaagcagaCACCTAAATGGGACATGGTCCAATCAATATTATAATTTGACAAGATTGTTAAGACAAGAAATATTCACTATTAATGCAActaagattgacatagctccattacgggattAG